In Bacillus sp. NP247, one DNA window encodes the following:
- a CDS encoding NUDIX domain-containing protein, giving the protein MKSKFHHIVRAIMIKDEKLLVAEYIGHHYFLPGGHVEVGESAENALRRELREELGVNCSIKQFLGVIENQWQAKETLHHEINHIFEIDSNELKSDFTPISKESHLAFHWIDFNKENINCYTIMPTPSVKELLERKLSDELLTCWISNF; this is encoded by the coding sequence TTGAAAAGTAAATTCCATCATATTGTACGAGCTATCATGATAAAAGATGAAAAATTACTAGTTGCTGAATACATAGGACATCACTATTTTTTACCTGGCGGTCATGTTGAAGTTGGTGAATCAGCAGAGAATGCATTAAGAAGAGAGTTACGGGAAGAACTTGGAGTAAATTGCAGTATAAAACAATTTTTAGGCGTCATAGAAAATCAATGGCAAGCCAAAGAAACCCTTCACCATGAAATTAACCATATTTTTGAAATAGATTCAAATGAGTTAAAATCAGATTTTACTCCAATATCTAAAGAGTCCCATTTAGCATTTCACTGGATTGATTTTAATAAAGAAAATATAAACTGCTATACAATAATGCCAACACCTTCCGTAAAAGAATTACTAGAAAGAAAATTAAGTGATGAACTATTAACTTGCTGGATTAGTAACTTTTAA
- a CDS encoding alpha/beta hydrolase-fold protein encodes MTSIISPKLEELNNQLKNGNEKAFYTFLHEIRSNNTPLIEECPVDNQYKLITYIWLGDRKTENVYVFGSFPGWDLSVNQLQRLLHTDIWYQTFRTDKSFISTYYFSVNDFFENDWIKRSEQYRIDRFNGNTFGEGTNKASVLKIGMEVQYSSRFPSNHYPSGKIETYSFHSSILNNTRKIHIYTPHDYSHTSHLQELLIVFDGNSFINNLSIVRTLNYLIYEKEIPSCIAVAIDHVDRLKELTYNDKMNTFLTDELLPWIQVKYRVHQEAKHTTIAGFSLGGLGAFYAALQYPRIFGNVLSMSGSVHWKKDGFENEIPWIENQIISTNPDTSQPHFYLAAGQLENKPLLTANKRLYRTLKDKGYQITYEEFQGGHDSLWWRGKLFDGLKALKQTESTL; translated from the coding sequence GTGACTTCAATAATTAGTCCTAAGTTAGAGGAACTTAATAATCAATTAAAAAATGGAAACGAGAAAGCTTTTTATACTTTTTTGCATGAAATAAGGTCAAATAATACGCCACTAATAGAAGAATGTCCTGTAGATAATCAGTATAAGCTTATAACCTATATATGGTTAGGTGACCGGAAAACTGAAAACGTTTATGTATTCGGTAGTTTTCCCGGTTGGGATCTGTCTGTAAATCAATTACAACGGTTGTTACATACAGATATTTGGTATCAAACGTTTAGAACGGATAAGAGTTTTATTTCAACTTATTATTTTTCAGTCAACGATTTTTTCGAAAATGATTGGATAAAGCGTAGTGAACAGTACCGAATAGACAGATTTAATGGAAATACATTTGGAGAAGGTACCAATAAAGCATCTGTGTTAAAAATAGGCATGGAAGTGCAGTATAGCAGTCGTTTTCCTTCAAATCATTATCCATCTGGAAAGATTGAAACATATTCTTTTCATAGTTCAATTTTAAATAACACACGTAAAATTCATATTTATACGCCTCATGATTATTCTCACACTTCACACCTTCAAGAACTTCTCATTGTCTTTGATGGAAATTCATTTATTAACAACCTTTCAATCGTAAGAACACTCAATTATTTAATTTACGAAAAAGAAATCCCATCTTGTATTGCTGTTGCTATAGATCATGTTGATCGATTAAAAGAGCTAACTTATAACGATAAAATGAATACATTTTTAACAGATGAATTGCTCCCGTGGATTCAAGTTAAGTATCGTGTACATCAAGAGGCAAAACATACAACAATTGCTGGTTTCAGTCTTGGTGGCCTAGGAGCTTTTTATGCAGCGCTTCAATATCCTCGTATTTTCGGGAATGTGTTGTCAATGTCTGGATCCGTACATTGGAAAAAGGATGGCTTTGAAAATGAAATTCCGTGGATTGAAAATCAAATTATATCTACAAATCCCGATACGTCTCAACCTCATTTTTATTTGGCAGCAGGCCAACTTGAAAACAAACCTCTTTTAACGGCTAATAAGCGCTTATATAGGACTTTGAAAGATAAAGGGTACCAAATTACTTATGAAGAGTTTCAAGGTGGTCATGATAGCCTGTGGTGGCGAGGAAAGTTATTTGATGGATTAAAAGCTTTAAAACAGACAGAAAGCACACTATAA
- a CDS encoding RidA family protein codes for MQKKFINPETMPATFGYSHVVEVSNAKRTIYISGQVAINTDGQIVGIDDLATQTRQVFENIKSALETSELKFNDVVKLTFFLTDISQMAIVRGIRDQYIDTKNPPASSAVEVNKLINDKLLIEIEAIAVAN; via the coding sequence ATGCAAAAGAAATTTATCAATCCAGAAACAATGCCAGCAACTTTCGGTTACTCACATGTAGTCGAAGTTAGTAACGCTAAACGAACAATTTACATATCTGGACAAGTAGCAATCAATACTGATGGTCAAATAGTTGGCATTGATGATTTAGCTACACAAACGCGACAAGTATTCGAAAATATTAAAAGCGCATTAGAAACTTCGGAATTAAAATTTAATGATGTAGTAAAATTAACATTTTTCTTAACGGACATTTCTCAAATGGCCATTGTCAGAGGTATTCGAGATCAATACATCGATACTAAGAATCCACCAGCAAGTTCAGCTGTAGAAGTTAATAAGTTAATTAACGACAAATTGTTAATTGAAATCGAAGCAATTGCTGTAGCAAACTAA
- a CDS encoding heterocycloanthracin/sonorensin family bacteriocin: protein MNEFQQELQALNLNAYQPGNVVYWDQQQNQYPYYYIQDDARRCGGCGGGGRCGGCGGRCGGCGGGRCGGCVGCVGCVGCFSCSNCWNWWVI from the coding sequence ATGAATGAATTTCAACAAGAACTACAAGCATTAAACCTTAATGCTTATCAACCTGGTAATGTTGTTTACTGGGATCAGCAACAAAATCAATATCCATATTACTACATTCAAGACGATGCACGTCGTTGTGGCGGATGCGGTGGCGGCGGACGTTGTGGCGGTTGTGGTGGTCGCTGTGGTGGTTGTGGCGGCGGACGTTGCGGCGGTTGCGTAGGTTGTGTAGGCTGTGTTGGTTGTTTCAGCTGTTCTAATTGCTGGAACTGGTGGGTTATTTAA
- a CDS encoding OFA family MFS transporter → MKQTSINPLLIVLGTIIVQIGLGTIYTWSLFNQPLVSKFGWNLNSVAITFSITSFSLSFSTLFAAKLQQKLGLRKLIATAGIVLGLGLILSSQVSSLPLLYLLAGVVVGYADGTAYITSLSNLIKWFPNRKGLISGISVSAYGMGSLIFRYINGNLINSLGVSQAFLYWGIIVLLLVLIGSFFLREANVSNTVTETLHNDYTPREMMQTKQVYLLFFMLFTSCMGGLYLIGMVKDIGVQLVGLSAATAANAVAMIAVFNTVGRIILGTLSDKIGRLKIVSATFIIIGLSVFTLSFIPLNYGIYFACVASVAFCFGGNITIFPAIVGDFFGLKNHSTNYGIVYQGFGFGALAGSFIGALLGGFQPTFITIGVLSIISFVISILIRPPNVEKKKEIKQLNRKIA, encoded by the coding sequence ATGAAACAAACATCTATAAATCCGCTATTAATTGTTCTAGGTACAATCATTGTTCAAATTGGCCTAGGAACAATTTATACATGGAGTTTATTTAATCAGCCCCTTGTAAGTAAGTTTGGATGGAACCTTAATTCAGTCGCAATCACTTTCTCTATTACAAGTTTTTCTTTATCATTTTCAACACTATTTGCAGCAAAGCTACAACAAAAATTAGGACTTCGTAAACTCATTGCTACTGCAGGTATTGTTCTAGGACTCGGTTTAATACTCAGTTCACAAGTTTCATCATTACCATTACTTTATTTATTAGCTGGTGTTGTTGTTGGTTATGCAGATGGAACTGCGTATATTACATCACTATCTAATTTAATTAAATGGTTTCCGAATCGTAAAGGGCTCATTTCTGGTATATCTGTTTCAGCATACGGAATGGGTAGCTTAATCTTTAGATATATAAACGGGAATCTCATTAATAGTCTTGGTGTATCACAAGCATTTTTATATTGGGGTATTATCGTCTTACTTTTAGTATTGATCGGATCGTTCTTCTTACGCGAAGCAAATGTAAGTAACACCGTAACTGAAACATTACACAATGACTATACTCCGCGTGAAATGATGCAAACGAAACAAGTATATCTCTTGTTTTTTATGCTGTTCACATCATGTATGGGTGGTTTGTATTTAATCGGAATGGTAAAAGACATTGGGGTGCAGCTCGTTGGTCTTAGCGCAGCAACTGCAGCTAATGCCGTCGCAATGATTGCCGTCTTTAATACAGTGGGGAGAATTATTCTCGGAACGTTATCGGATAAAATAGGTAGATTGAAAATCGTATCTGCAACATTTATTATTATTGGATTGTCCGTTTTCACTTTAAGTTTTATTCCATTGAATTACGGTATTTATTTTGCCTGTGTAGCAAGTGTTGCTTTTTGTTTTGGTGGTAACATCACTATATTCCCAGCCATCGTCGGGGATTTCTTCGGATTAAAGAACCATAGTACGAACTACGGAATTGTTTACCAAGGCTTCGGATTTGGTGCACTCGCAGGATCATTTATCGGAGCGCTACTCGGCGGATTTCAGCCAACTTTCATTACAATCGGTGTTTTAAGTATTATATCATTCGTTATCTCTATATTAATCCGGCCTCCAAATGTAGAAAAGAAGAAGGAAATAAAACAATTAAATCGAAAGATAGCTTAA
- a CDS encoding 8-oxo-dGTP diphosphatase: protein MYKHTLCFIKRNEEILMLNREYDPVKGLWNGVGGKIEKGETPLENAIREIKEETNIDVEQNQIQFKGIIKWEDSPYSGGMYVYVVELPYGFTYHTPKKIAEGILDWKSASWILSDYNYGVGEMLPKLLPEVLHNELILEYSFVLSNHKLIDYKNEELVKQDTI from the coding sequence ATGTACAAGCATACTTTATGTTTTATAAAAAGAAATGAAGAAATACTTATGCTAAATAGAGAATATGATCCTGTAAAAGGATTATGGAACGGTGTAGGAGGGAAGATAGAAAAAGGAGAAACACCGTTAGAAAATGCAATTCGTGAAATAAAAGAAGAAACAAATATAGATGTTGAACAAAATCAAATTCAATTTAAAGGCATTATTAAATGGGAGGACTCTCCATACTCTGGCGGCATGTATGTTTATGTAGTAGAACTACCTTATGGATTTACATATCACACACCTAAAAAAATAGCCGAAGGGATTTTAGATTGGAAAAGTGCGTCCTGGATATTAAGCGACTATAATTACGGTGTAGGAGAGATGTTACCTAAATTATTACCTGAAGTACTTCATAATGAATTAATATTAGAGTACTCTTTTGTATTATCTAATCATAAATTAATAGATTATAAGAATGAAGAGTTGGTTAAGCAGGACACTATTTAA
- a CDS encoding serine hydrolase has protein sequence MYKYEKLISWVENIKETNQSSAAALCIMKDNKIVLEHYSGTHSNTPTSRKVNISSQFNVASARKSYLGLMVAYAVYEGKIKSLDDEAVNYFKKYDPSLLGKTTIRHLITHSHGLNETDEGTVFREFEPGQAWAYRDINVRMVTQLIYQLYNKSFPELLKERVFLPANFNETGWRIEHDEKLVKVIVNPNEDAVESFGAVDDGSEKNLFVSAREFAYWGNLHLNNGFLNGKQIVPKEVIELATSLQSPKYINKELPQNGLFWFVQNEPALFSELGERVPKGSYQILGITGPTILVIPEHNVVVAKMYNKRYNYGGENYLYYLREFSNLVADTFSNSKNNTIRA, from the coding sequence TTGTACAAATATGAGAAATTAATTTCATGGGTAGAAAATATTAAAGAAACAAATCAAAGTTCTGCGGCTGCACTTTGTATTATGAAAGATAATAAAATTGTGCTAGAGCATTATAGTGGAACGCATTCAAATACTCCTACTAGTAGAAAAGTAAACATATCTTCACAGTTCAATGTCGCTTCCGCAAGAAAAAGCTATTTAGGATTAATGGTAGCTTATGCAGTTTATGAGGGGAAAATAAAATCTCTTGATGACGAGGCAGTAAATTATTTTAAAAAATATGATCCTTCATTACTTGGTAAGACAACGATAAGACACTTAATAACTCATTCACACGGTTTAAATGAAACCGATGAGGGGACAGTTTTTCGTGAATTTGAACCGGGACAAGCTTGGGCGTACAGAGATATTAATGTAAGAATGGTAACGCAGCTTATTTATCAGCTGTATAATAAGAGTTTTCCTGAATTATTAAAGGAGCGTGTATTCCTACCTGCCAACTTCAATGAAACTGGATGGAGAATAGAACATGATGAAAAATTAGTTAAGGTTATTGTAAATCCAAATGAAGATGCTGTAGAAAGTTTCGGTGCAGTAGATGACGGATCCGAGAAAAATTTATTTGTCTCTGCGAGAGAATTTGCATACTGGGGGAACCTCCATTTAAATAACGGGTTCTTAAATGGTAAACAAATTGTGCCAAAAGAAGTTATAGAACTTGCTACGAGTTTGCAGAGTCCAAAATATATAAATAAAGAACTGCCACAAAACGGGTTATTTTGGTTTGTTCAAAATGAACCTGCCTTATTTAGTGAGCTTGGTGAACGAGTTCCTAAAGGTTCTTATCAAATATTAGGAATTACAGGACCAACGATATTAGTGATTCCAGAACATAATGTTGTCGTTGCTAAAATGTACAATAAAAGATACAACTATGGTGGGGAGAATTATTTATATTATTTACGTGAATTTAGTAATTTAGTCGCTGATACATTTAGTAACAGTAAAAACAATACGATTAGGGCATAA
- a CDS encoding NUDIX hydrolase translates to MKKVNVTYALLYDETHEKLLMVKNKGKNGSYYTLPGGAVKFGETLEEAAIREVKEETGLDISVEGVCSISEAFFEERGHHAIFFNFLGEIIGGEICISRPKEIEEITWMELDSAEPYLRIPEHLKSLLQKKETVPYIFNGTIIHQSS, encoded by the coding sequence ATGAAAAAAGTAAATGTTACATACGCACTTCTATATGATGAAACACATGAAAAGTTATTAATGGTTAAAAACAAAGGGAAAAATGGTTCTTATTACACTTTACCAGGTGGAGCAGTTAAATTCGGGGAAACGTTAGAAGAGGCGGCAATTCGTGAAGTGAAAGAAGAAACAGGGCTGGATATATCCGTAGAAGGGGTTTGTTCCATTAGTGAAGCCTTTTTTGAGGAGAGAGGACATCATGCAATCTTCTTTAATTTTTTAGGAGAAATAATCGGAGGGGAAATCTGTATATCACGGCCAAAAGAGATTGAAGAGATTACCTGGATGGAATTAGATTCAGCAGAACCTTATTTACGTATACCAGAACACTTAAAAAGTCTTTTACAAAAGAAAGAAACAGTTCCTTATATTTTTAATGGAACTATTATTCATCAATCTTCATAA
- a CDS encoding GNAT family N-acetyltransferase — translation MNVQLKVVTRENWEDALKLQVKEDQRKFVPTVAVSLAKVYIKPDGENVEYIPFAIYDGDTMVGFIMHAVVRETSDMYWINGFIIDQKQQGNGYGKAALQESIYLIKNKFKACKEIRLTVHKDNISAKKLYERYDFQPLGHDYDGEQVYHLFV, via the coding sequence TTGAATGTCCAGTTAAAGGTTGTTACGAGAGAAAATTGGGAAGATGCATTAAAGTTACAAGTTAAAGAAGATCAAAGAAAATTTGTCCCCACTGTAGCAGTTTCACTTGCTAAAGTATATATAAAACCAGATGGTGAAAATGTAGAGTACATACCATTTGCTATATACGATGGTGATACTATGGTTGGTTTTATTATGCATGCTGTTGTAAGAGAGACATCAGATATGTATTGGATAAACGGATTTATTATTGATCAAAAGCAGCAAGGTAATGGTTATGGAAAAGCAGCATTACAAGAAAGCATTTATTTAATCAAAAATAAATTTAAGGCGTGTAAAGAAATTAGATTAACAGTACATAAAGATAACATCTCTGCAAAGAAGCTATATGAGCGTTACGATTTTCAGCCATTAGGACATGATTATGACGGTGAACAAGTGTATCATTTATTTGTTTAA
- a CDS encoding patatin family protein, whose product MQNIGLVLEGGGMKGLYTAGVLEYFMENNLFFPYVVGVSAGACMGATYLSRQKGRNKKVNTELVADHRYISYRNLIRKRELFGMDFLFDEVPNKIVPFDFQTFLNSSEQFVIGTTDCESGQAVYYNKTEHGNDILKIIRASSSVPFIAPAVEYDNRKLLDGGIIDPIPILKAQNDGYEKNVVIMTKPEGYEKQRNKFSGLAKFLYRNYPKIAEHLVEHYRFYNETVSYMNQKEQTDNFYVIQPSAQLPISGIERNKEKLVNLYNLGYKDAHNHYENLLNWMEK is encoded by the coding sequence ATGCAGAATATCGGTTTAGTATTAGAAGGCGGCGGAATGAAAGGGTTATATACTGCAGGAGTACTCGAATATTTTATGGAGAATAACTTATTCTTTCCTTATGTAGTCGGCGTATCAGCGGGAGCGTGTATGGGAGCAACCTATTTGTCACGTCAAAAAGGGAGAAATAAGAAAGTGAATACAGAGCTAGTAGCAGATCACAGGTATATATCTTATCGAAACTTGATTCGAAAACGTGAATTATTTGGGATGGACTTTTTATTTGATGAAGTACCTAATAAAATTGTCCCATTTGATTTTCAAACTTTCTTAAACTCAAGTGAACAGTTTGTCATAGGAACGACTGATTGCGAATCAGGACAGGCTGTTTATTACAATAAAACAGAACATGGAAATGATATTTTAAAAATTATTCGTGCATCAAGCTCTGTGCCGTTTATAGCACCTGCTGTAGAATATGATAATCGAAAATTGTTAGATGGAGGGATTATAGATCCTATTCCAATTCTAAAAGCTCAAAATGATGGTTATGAAAAGAATGTCGTTATTATGACAAAACCAGAAGGATACGAAAAGCAGCGGAATAAATTTTCTGGACTAGCTAAATTCTTGTATAGAAACTATCCGAAAATCGCAGAACATTTAGTAGAGCATTATCGCTTTTATAACGAAACCGTATCTTATATGAATCAAAAAGAACAAACAGATAATTTTTATGTAATTCAGCCAAGCGCACAACTTCCTATAAGCGGTATAGAGAGAAATAAAGAAAAACTCGTTAATCTATATAATCTTGGGTATAAAGATGCTCATAATCATTATGAAAATTTATTAAATTGGATGGAGAAATAG
- a CDS encoding YwqG family protein: protein MKNTYQLQIPKELEQYRSILEESVKPYIKVSGTQAETTLFESKFGGYPYVSINQEYPKDSNGQPMMLLAQLNLEEIPHIEYMPQKGMLQFFVSADDELFGADFDYPTSQKDFRIIYHSTITEDLTKVITDFSYLNTLELEDFIIPEAAKLKFELDYQPVTSRDYRFEKIFNDNIDWEEIVDKENNTELGELYDDLCEDQGHKIGGYPFFTQTDPREWEEKYQQHDILLLQIDTDDSLNIMWGDSGVANFFIRKEDLLNLDFSNVIYNWDCY from the coding sequence GTGAAAAATACGTATCAACTTCAAATTCCGAAAGAACTAGAACAGTATCGTAGTATTTTAGAAGAAAGTGTGAAACCGTACATTAAAGTGTCTGGAACGCAAGCAGAGACAACCCTTTTTGAAAGTAAGTTTGGTGGCTATCCGTATGTATCTATAAATCAAGAGTATCCTAAAGACTCTAATGGCCAACCTATGATGTTACTTGCGCAGTTAAACCTTGAAGAAATTCCGCATATTGAATATATGCCTCAAAAGGGCATGTTACAATTTTTCGTAAGTGCTGATGATGAGCTTTTTGGAGCAGATTTTGATTATCCAACAAGCCAAAAAGACTTTCGAATTATTTATCATTCTACAATTACAGAAGATCTAACTAAGGTTATTACTGATTTTAGTTACTTAAATACATTAGAATTAGAGGATTTTATCATACCCGAAGCAGCGAAACTAAAGTTTGAATTGGATTATCAACCGGTAACATCAAGAGATTATCGATTTGAAAAGATTTTTAACGATAACATTGATTGGGAAGAAATTGTTGATAAAGAAAACAATACAGAATTAGGCGAACTGTATGATGATTTATGCGAAGATCAAGGACATAAAATTGGTGGTTATCCATTTTTCACACAGACAGATCCAAGAGAATGGGAAGAAAAATACCAACAACACGATATATTATTGTTGCAAATTGATACAGACGATTCATTAAATATTATGTGGGGAGATTCCGGTGTTGCTAATTTCTTTATACGCAAGGAAGATTTATTAAACCTAGATTTTTCCAATGTTATTTACAATTGGGATTGCTATTAA
- a CDS encoding DUF1992 domain-containing protein, whose product MNQEELDKKLKKQEILVKDEKVWSFTYEDHISSIVKQAEKKGAFNDLPGKGKPLNLDKDLSYNPEKQLYRTLANNHVLPRWIELSKEIDDLKERLKENTNTAEAADLIRTINKKVIEHNLLCPPSAQKMRVKTDF is encoded by the coding sequence ATGAATCAAGAAGAACTAGATAAAAAATTAAAAAAACAAGAAATTTTAGTGAAAGATGAGAAAGTTTGGTCATTCACGTATGAGGATCATATTAGTTCTATTGTTAAACAGGCAGAAAAGAAAGGAGCTTTTAATGATTTACCTGGTAAAGGGAAACCTCTTAATCTTGATAAAGACCTTTCGTACAATCCTGAAAAGCAACTGTATAGAACTTTGGCAAATAATCATGTTTTACCTAGGTGGATTGAGCTTTCAAAAGAAATTGACGATTTAAAAGAAAGGCTAAAAGAAAATACAAATACAGCAGAAGCAGCGGATTTAATTCGAACTATAAATAAAAAAGTTATAGAACATAATTTACTTTGTCCGCCAAGTGCGCAAAAAATGAGGGTGAAAACGGATTTTTAA
- a CDS encoding MBL fold metallo-hydrolase: MKKKYTNQIHTDVSFKPKDIIGLMTDYFKMKTKLRPIKNLPIVLSNKDNESLESVTWFGHSASLLKIEGKKLLLDPMFGDASSPFPVFNSKRYSGAFSLEREDLKEIDAIIISHNHYDHLNYKSIMQLKDRVKHFYVPTGVARYLIKWGVSPSKISEHNWWDEITFDNIKLVCTPARHFSGRSMTDRDSSLWCSWVILGQETKVFFSGDSGYAPHFKEIGDKYGPFDLTLMECGQYDTRWSAIHMLPEETVKAHIDVKGELLVPIHWGAFTLSLHEWSDPIERVTKEANRLGINIVTPRIGETIAIKTKDYPTSAWWREI; encoded by the coding sequence ATGAAAAAGAAATATACAAATCAAATCCATACTGATGTAAGTTTTAAACCGAAAGATATTATAGGTTTAATGACTGATTACTTTAAAATGAAAACAAAGCTGCGTCCTATAAAGAATTTACCTATTGTTTTATCGAATAAAGATAATGAGTCTTTAGAGAGTGTTACATGGTTTGGTCATTCTGCTTCTCTTTTAAAAATAGAAGGTAAAAAACTATTATTAGATCCTATGTTTGGCGATGCCTCTTCCCCATTCCCTGTTTTTAATAGTAAACGTTATAGTGGCGCGTTTTCTTTAGAACGTGAAGATCTTAAGGAAATTGATGCGATTATCATTTCGCATAATCACTATGACCATTTAAATTACAAAAGTATTATGCAGTTAAAAGATCGTGTAAAGCACTTTTATGTTCCGACTGGAGTTGCGCGTTATCTTATTAAATGGGGTGTTTCACCTAGTAAAATTAGTGAGCATAATTGGTGGGATGAAATTACGTTTGATAATATTAAATTAGTTTGTACACCTGCAAGGCATTTTTCTGGACGAAGTATGACAGATAGAGATAGTTCATTATGGTGTTCATGGGTTATCCTTGGTCAAGAAACGAAAGTCTTCTTTAGTGGTGATAGTGGCTATGCTCCTCACTTTAAGGAAATTGGTGATAAATATGGCCCATTCGATCTTACTCTAATGGAATGCGGGCAATACGACACGAGATGGTCTGCTATTCATATGTTGCCAGAAGAAACAGTTAAAGCTCATATAGACGTTAAAGGAGAATTGCTTGTTCCTATTCATTGGGGTGCTTTTACATTATCATTACATGAATGGAGTGATCCAATTGAGCGAGTTACGAAAGAAGCAAATCGTTTAGGGATTAATATTGTTACACCACGAATAGGTGAAACTATAGCAATTAAAACGAAAGATTATCCTACATCCGCTTGGTGGAGAGAAATTTAA
- the dnaN gene encoding DNA polymerase III subunit beta: MEFIVNHKHFTQALSEVSKAISAKTLIPILSGIKITADQYGITLIASNSNIFIEKFIPSSSEDVQIVTILKAGSIVVPAKYFIEIIKKMPNEILIKSMNEQLITIQSDEIILNLNGFSSNEFPNVPFIDEYSEIKVETEQLIEVFKQTAFAAAKNESRPVLTGVHIVFDHNKLICAATDSHRLALREILISSHAKANCIIPSSTISELLKLMNSNSNFVSIYLSENHIIFKFGTITLYSRLIEGKYPNISSLIPNEFQTVINIDRKKILQGVDQSNLLASEWANNNVNLEIIDESTIKISSNASQVGKISETQQIDAIHGEKQLNISFDGRFMVDALKTMKEETVTLSFGGSMRPILIEAGEQSAAVHLISPVRTY; encoded by the coding sequence ATGGAGTTTATCGTTAATCACAAACACTTTACACAAGCTCTTTCAGAAGTAAGTAAAGCTATCTCAGCAAAAACTTTAATTCCTATATTATCCGGAATTAAAATAACAGCAGATCAATATGGCATTACTTTAATCGCAAGCAATTCAAACATTTTTATTGAAAAGTTTATACCTAGTTCAAGTGAAGACGTACAAATTGTAACTATTTTAAAAGCAGGGAGTATTGTTGTACCGGCAAAATATTTCATTGAAATTATTAAGAAAATGCCAAATGAGATTTTAATAAAAAGTATGAATGAGCAATTGATTACAATTCAATCCGATGAAATTATTTTAAACTTAAATGGATTCTCGTCAAATGAGTTTCCTAATGTACCATTTATAGACGAATACTCAGAAATAAAAGTAGAAACGGAACAATTGATTGAAGTATTTAAACAAACTGCCTTTGCAGCTGCTAAAAATGAATCTAGACCCGTTCTTACTGGCGTACATATCGTTTTTGATCATAATAAATTAATTTGTGCTGCGACTGATTCCCATAGACTGGCTTTACGTGAAATATTAATTTCATCTCATGCGAAAGCAAATTGCATTATACCAAGTTCAACTATTAGTGAACTTCTAAAATTAATGAACAGCAATTCAAACTTTGTATCCATATATCTTTCAGAGAATCACATTATTTTTAAATTCGGTACAATTACGTTGTATTCAAGGTTAATTGAAGGGAAATACCCTAATATATCTAGCCTAATACCGAATGAATTTCAAACGGTAATTAACATAGATAGAAAAAAGATTTTACAAGGTGTAGATCAATCTAATTTATTAGCAAGTGAATGGGCGAATAACAACGTAAATTTAGAAATCATCGACGAATCCACAATAAAAATATCTTCTAACGCTTCTCAGGTCGGTAAGATATCCGAAACACAACAAATAGATGCGATTCATGGAGAGAAGCAATTAAATATCTCTTTTGATGGACGTTTTATGGTTGATGCTTTAAAAACAATGAAAGAAGAAACAGTTACTTTAAGTTTTGGTGGTTCTATGAGACCGATATTAATTGAAGCAGGTGAACAATCTGCAGCAGTACATCTTATATCACCAGTTAGAACTTATTAA